A section of the Hippea sp. KM1 genome encodes:
- the gmhA gene encoding D-sedoheptulose 7-phosphate isomerase: protein MKKFVETQIKKSYEVKKSILDNEKLINEILEIGNLLIETYKKGNKLLIAGNGGSAADAQHIAGELVSKFYFDRPALPAIALTTDTSIITAIGNDYGYEYLFSRQIEANGVKGDVFLGISTSGNSKNIIEGLKTAKEKGLITIGLTGESGGKMKELCDYCICVPSSETPRIQEAHILIGHILCSVIEEAIFGKGF from the coding sequence ATGAAAAAGTTTGTAGAAACTCAGATAAAAAAATCTTATGAAGTTAAAAAGAGTATTTTAGATAATGAAAAATTAATCAATGAGATATTAGAAATCGGTAATTTGTTAATAGAGACTTATAAAAAGGGAAATAAGCTGTTAATTGCAGGTAATGGAGGAAGTGCAGCAGATGCTCAACATATTGCAGGAGAATTGGTTAGTAAATTTTATTTCGATAGACCTGCCCTTCCAGCAATAGCTCTTACAACTGATACAAGTATAATTACAGCTATTGGAAATGATTACGGATATGAATATCTTTTTTCAAGACAAATTGAAGCAAATGGAGTTAAAGGAGATGTATTTTTAGGGATTTCTACAAGCGGAAACTCAAAAAATATTATAGAAGGATTAAAAACAGCAAAAGAAAAAGGGCTTATTACAATTGGCTTAACAGGTGAAAGTGGAGGAAAGATGAAAGAATTGTGTGATTATTGTATATGTGTGCCATCAAGCGAAACTCCAAGAATTCAAGAAGCTCATATATTAATAGGGCATATTTTATGTTCAGTTATAGAAGAAGCTATTTTTGGTAAAGGATTTTAG
- the galE gene encoding UDP-glucose 4-epimerase GalE encodes MKILITGGAGYIGSHVAKHILKETNFELTIVDNLSTGFLRTIETLKTIRDFEFIKLDLSNWNDTQNLFKTHGFDAVIHFAASLIVPESVENPLKYYLNNTSNGMHLIKCCIDYGVDYFIFSSTAAVYGQPELSAKDRIKETHPTEPINPYGKSKLFVENILKDAAEAHKGFRYVALRYFNVAGADKEGLIGQSTKNATHLIKVAAQTALGKRDKMFIFGDDYPTPDGTCIRDYIDVDDLAVAHLKALEYIKNNKSDVFNCGYGKGFSVKEVIQTMKEVSGNDFRVEITQRRAGDPAILVADNTKITQLMGWKPLYNDLKLICKTALDWERKLSN; translated from the coding sequence ATGAAAATCCTGATCACCGGTGGGGCGGGGTATATTGGAAGCCATGTTGCAAAGCACATACTCAAAGAGACGAACTTTGAGCTAACGATAGTGGATAACCTCTCCACCGGTTTTTTAAGGACAATAGAGACACTGAAGACCATCAGGGATTTTGAGTTTATTAAGCTGGATCTGTCAAATTGGAACGATACGCAAAACCTATTCAAAACCCACGGGTTTGATGCTGTTATACACTTTGCGGCAAGCTTGATAGTGCCAGAAAGTGTCGAAAATCCGCTTAAATACTATCTAAACAATACATCCAATGGAATGCACCTAATAAAGTGCTGTATAGATTACGGTGTAGATTATTTCATATTCTCCTCAACGGCAGCCGTGTATGGACAACCAGAGTTATCGGCTAAGGATAGAATCAAGGAAACCCACCCAACAGAGCCTATAAACCCTTACGGCAAAAGTAAGCTGTTTGTTGAAAATATCCTAAAGGATGCAGCAGAAGCCCACAAAGGCTTTAGGTATGTAGCTTTAAGATACTTCAATGTGGCAGGCGCAGACAAGGAAGGCCTAATAGGCCAGAGCACAAAAAATGCAACGCATCTGATAAAGGTTGCAGCACAGACGGCACTGGGCAAAAGGGATAAGATGTTTATATTTGGGGATGATTATCCAACACCCGACGGCACATGCATAAGGGACTATATCGATGTGGATGATTTGGCTGTAGCCCATCTAAAGGCCTTAGAATATATCAAAAACAACAAAAGCGATGTGTTCAACTGCGGCTATGGTAAGGGTTTCTCTGTAAAAGAGGTAATCCAAACAATGAAGGAGGTAAGCGGCAACGACTTTAGGGTTGAAATTACACAAAGAAGAGCGGGCGACCCTGCGATACTTGTTGCCGACAATACAAAGATCACACAACTAATGGGGTGGAAGCCCCTATATAACGATTTAAAACTCATCTGCAAAACAGCCCTCGACTGGGAAAGAAAACTCTCAAATTGA
- the dnaA gene encoding chromosomal replication initiator protein DnaA — MWEKVIENLKNKVETQDLEKLSLIEPIFVSEEKITLAIPGEQIKELLKSKYKNQLKESLKLVFNRLPKIELIIKTQEKDNLNPKYGFENFVVGPSNQLAYAASVAVSENPAKAYNPLFIYGGVGLGKTHLLHAIGNSIKKNNPNARVLYISSEEFTNELINSIQYKKMTQFRNKYRNLDCLLIDDIQFISKKERTEEEFFHTFNALYENQKQIVITSDKPPNDIPDIENRLKSRFSWGLIVDIQPPELETRIAIIRKKAELFNLDLNQEIVEFIASSISSNVREIEGALIKISAYKSIMRKPVTLNLVKTILQDIVIRKEKMLTAENIQKTVAKHFGISVEELKSSTRKKEILIPREIAMYLTRKITKNSLPEIKAKFGVKSHATIINACKKIEKEIEKDINLKKKVEEIEKEITDV, encoded by the coding sequence ATGTGGGAAAAGGTGATAGAGAATCTAAAAAACAAGGTGGAGACGCAGGATTTAGAGAAACTCTCCCTAATTGAGCCTATCTTTGTATCGGAGGAGAAGATCACCTTAGCCATACCGGGTGAGCAAATAAAGGAACTCTTAAAATCCAAATACAAAAACCAACTAAAAGAGAGCCTAAAATTGGTATTCAACAGGCTTCCAAAGATAGAGCTCATCATAAAAACCCAGGAAAAGGACAACCTAAACCCCAAATACGGCTTTGAAAACTTCGTCGTCGGGCCGAGCAATCAATTGGCTTATGCGGCAAGCGTGGCCGTTAGCGAAAACCCGGCCAAGGCGTATAATCCGTTGTTCATCTACGGCGGTGTGGGTTTAGGTAAAACCCATCTTCTGCATGCCATAGGGAACTCAATCAAGAAGAACAACCCCAATGCCAGGGTTTTATACATATCGAGTGAGGAATTTACAAACGAGCTTATAAACTCCATACAATACAAAAAAATGACGCAATTCAGGAACAAATACAGGAATTTAGACTGCCTGCTTATAGACGACATACAGTTTATATCAAAAAAAGAGAGAACAGAGGAGGAGTTCTTTCATACCTTCAACGCTCTATATGAGAACCAAAAACAGATAGTCATAACAAGCGACAAACCGCCAAACGACATACCGGATATAGAAAACAGGCTAAAATCACGCTTCAGCTGGGGCCTAATCGTCGATATACAACCGCCTGAGCTTGAAACACGCATAGCCATTATAAGAAAAAAAGCCGAGCTGTTTAACCTTGACCTAAATCAGGAGATCGTTGAGTTTATAGCATCAAGTATAAGCTCAAATGTTAGGGAGATAGAAGGGGCATTGATTAAGATATCGGCATATAAGTCCATAATGAGAAAACCGGTAACACTGAATTTAGTTAAAACCATTCTTCAGGACATAGTTATAAGAAAGGAAAAGATGCTCACAGCAGAAAACATACAAAAAACCGTGGCCAAACACTTCGGTATTAGCGTGGAGGAGTTAAAATCCTCAACAAGAAAAAAGGAAATTCTAATACCACGGGAAATAGCCATGTATCTAACCAGAAAGATAACAAAAAACTCACTCCCAGAAATCAAGGCGAAATTCGGCGTCAAGAGCCACGCAACAATCATAAACGCATGTAAAAAGATAGAGAAAGAGATAGAAAAGGACATAAACCTCAAAAAGAAGGTCGAGGAAATCGAAAAAGAGATAACAGATGTCTAA
- the hddA gene encoding D-glycero-D-manno-heptose 7-phosphate kinase has protein sequence MMLIRSKAPLRLGLAGGGTDLDVYASRYVGYVLNATISLYAHTTLEKLDNGKIIFHSVDNDEYLEIDSKEFLELDGKMDLYKGIYNRIVKNFVKKPLSFKLITYSDVPSGSGLGGSSTLVVAIIKAFVEWLNLPLGEYDIAKLAYEIEREDIGIVGGAQDQYAATFGGFNFMEFYGDKRVIVNPLRVKNWIIDELEESIILYFTGIQRSASVIEKEKESVLKKEKSLEAMHEVKEDAIKMKEYLLKGDIKNFAKILGKSWEAKKRVSSAISNSEIDRIYNLAMENGAYSGKVSGAGGGGFMFFMVDPTKKYHLINLLNKQGGQVYNFHFTKEGTKGWKV, from the coding sequence ATAATGTTAATTCGCTCTAAAGCACCACTTAGATTAGGTCTTGCAGGAGGAGGAACGGATTTAGATGTTTATGCAAGTAGATATGTTGGATATGTATTAAATGCTACTATTTCATTATATGCTCATACTACATTAGAAAAGTTGGATAATGGAAAAATTATTTTTCATTCTGTTGATAATGATGAGTATTTAGAAATTGATAGCAAAGAATTTTTAGAATTAGATGGGAAAATGGATTTATATAAAGGGATTTATAATAGAATTGTAAAAAATTTTGTTAAAAAACCGCTATCTTTTAAACTTATTACGTATTCAGATGTTCCAAGTGGAAGTGGACTTGGGGGAAGTTCTACATTAGTTGTTGCTATTATAAAGGCTTTTGTAGAATGGCTTAATTTGCCACTTGGTGAGTATGATATAGCAAAATTGGCTTATGAAATAGAGAGAGAAGATATAGGAATAGTTGGAGGAGCACAAGATCAGTATGCGGCTACTTTTGGAGGATTTAATTTTATGGAATTTTATGGAGATAAAAGAGTAATTGTTAATCCTTTAAGAGTAAAAAATTGGATAATAGATGAATTAGAAGAAAGTATAATTTTATATTTTACAGGCATACAAAGAAGTGCAAGTGTTATTGAAAAAGAAAAAGAAAGTGTTTTAAAAAAAGAAAAATCGCTTGAAGCAATGCATGAAGTAAAAGAAGATGCAATAAAGATGAAAGAGTATTTACTAAAAGGTGATATTAAAAATTTTGCTAAAATTTTAGGAAAATCTTGGGAAGCAAAAAAAAGAGTAAGCTCAGCTATTTCAAATAGTGAAATAGATAGAATCTATAATCTCGCAATGGAGAATGGAGCATATAGTGGTAAAGTAAGTGGTGCAGGTGGTGGTGGATTTATGTTTTTTATGGTAGATCCAACTAAAAAATATCATTTAATTAATTTGCTAAACAAACAAGGCGGACAAGTTTATAATTTTCATTTTACAAAAGAAGGAACAAAAGGCTGGAAAGTATAA
- the hddC gene encoding D-glycero-D-manno-heptose 1-phosphate guanosyltransferase: MEAIVLAGGLGTRLRSVVSDVPKPMAPINDKPFLEYILEFLNNQNIKKVILSVGYKWEVIKDYFGDKYKDIELVYNIEKEQLGTGGAIKDSLKLTKNDEVYVLNGDTFFDVDLSKMKLDSNLIEIALKEMKDFDRYGVVEIDENRYIRNFKEKSYYNQGFINGGIYLLKREIFDDFNLPKKFSFEEFLENNFQNLKAKGKVFNSYFIDIGIPEDYEKAKRYFSENFIFSPHSAPLPPFIP, from the coding sequence GTGGAAGCTATTGTTTTAGCTGGGGGACTTGGGACAAGGCTTAGAAGTGTAGTTAGTGATGTGCCAAAACCTATGGCTCCTATAAATGATAAGCCTTTTTTAGAGTATATTTTAGAGTTTTTGAATAATCAAAATATAAAAAAAGTTATTTTATCTGTTGGGTATAAATGGGAAGTGATAAAAGATTATTTTGGTGACAAATATAAAGATATTGAATTAGTTTATAATATAGAAAAAGAACAGTTAGGCACAGGCGGAGCTATAAAAGATTCTTTAAAGCTGACAAAGAATGATGAAGTTTATGTTTTAAACGGGGATACTTTTTTTGATGTTGATTTGTCAAAAATGAAATTAGATAGTAATTTAATAGAAATTGCATTAAAAGAAATGAAAGATTTTGACAGGTATGGAGTTGTTGAAATAGATGAAAATAGATATATTCGAAATTTTAAAGAAAAGTCATATTATAATCAGGGGTTTATCAATGGAGGAATATATTTATTAAAAAGAGAAATTTTTGATGATTTTAATTTGCCAAAAAAGTTTTCTTTTGAAGAGTTTTTAGAGAATAATTTTCAAAACTTAAAAGCAAAAGGAAAAGTTTTTAATAGTTATTTTATAGATATAGGTATTCCAGAAGATTATGAAAAAGCAAAAAGGTATTTTAGTGAAAACTTTATTTTTAGCCCTCATTCCGCACCTCTCCCTCCATTTATACCATAA
- a CDS encoding AAA family ATPase has protein sequence MFIKNVIITNFRNFDLLEVKFDKINIIKGRNGAGKTNLLEAIYLILNGHPFKNNLRVLQKDQLKPTILSAAVDGHNVQVKIEDNKKYLRLDTKPTRVVDLKKTFACLDYSINSFISFKSKDYLFSLIDRGISSYDKSIIDKLIEYKRVNRLKRKAFSNPNIEHSIIDVLNKNIEPIVNDISLKRREFILKVQKDIKECFLNFFPKELKVDYEIGKYQPDIFEKEKQKRRVLFGFKKDSLKITLNGRDLFFYSSVGEKKISLLCIVLSIVKMYNSSGIEPILLIDDLEGDLDLQIQKEAFDLIGDLPNQSVITTLGAYENHNTITLG, from the coding sequence ATGTTCATAAAAAACGTCATTATCACAAACTTTAGAAACTTCGACCTATTGGAGGTAAAATTCGACAAGATCAACATCATCAAGGGCAGAAACGGTGCAGGTAAGACCAATCTATTAGAGGCTATATACCTGATACTCAACGGCCACCCGTTTAAGAATAATTTGAGGGTTTTGCAAAAGGATCAATTAAAGCCAACCATACTCAGTGCAGCCGTTGATGGGCATAATGTGCAGGTAAAGATAGAAGACAACAAAAAGTATCTAAGATTGGACACAAAACCCACAAGGGTTGTTGATCTGAAAAAGACCTTTGCCTGCCTGGATTATTCCATAAACTCGTTTATATCGTTCAAAAGCAAGGATTATCTGTTTTCCCTTATAGACAGGGGCATAAGCTCTTACGATAAATCGATAATCGATAAACTGATTGAATACAAAAGGGTTAACAGACTCAAAAGGAAGGCTTTTTCAAACCCCAATATAGAACACAGCATAATAGATGTGTTAAACAAAAACATAGAGCCCATAGTCAACGATATATCGCTAAAAAGAAGGGAGTTTATCCTAAAGGTGCAAAAGGATATAAAAGAGTGCTTTTTAAACTTCTTCCCAAAGGAGCTTAAAGTCGACTATGAGATAGGTAAATACCAACCGGATATCTTTGAAAAGGAGAAGCAAAAAAGAAGGGTGTTGTTCGGTTTTAAGAAGGATAGCCTGAAGATAACCCTAAATGGGAGGGATCTGTTCTTTTACTCATCGGTCGGTGAGAAAAAAATATCACTCCTATGTATTGTTTTGAGTATAGTAAAAATGTATAATAGCTCGGGCATTGAGCCTATTTTGCTTATAGATGATTTAGAGGGGGATTTAGATCTGCAGATCCAGAAAGAGGCGTTTGATTTGATTGGCGATTTACCAAACCAGAGTGTTATAACGACGCTTGGGGCATACGAAAACCACAATACAATTACTTTAGGATAG
- a CDS encoding IS256 family transposase: MYDLIFTQLKEEFKSMIERIMKEERDRYLEENKSTRANGYYTRSPKTILGQMELSIPRTRDGKFKSDVLPERKRVMFLLDDIIRAMFVSGVSSRKAGKVLENLIGCSISSQFASYISDIPKEVIEEFKNRRLDDEYPVLYIDATYLPLKRDSVEKEAVYAVLGLRYDGRRNILAYFLPGGNENTQMWREIFEDLKSRGLKNVRMIISDDLKGLSRSIEEAFPKAKHQLCWFHLKKNIKSKVRKRHWDEMLKELNQIMEAKTQEEAELLMNEFIDKWSRLYKSLNSLKSKVKNYTHFSNLNEKIKVYFSTTNWMERCFKELKDSLRIRGYLHSEDSAEKFLYLFFKDKDEKYSSRKLRYSEYLMEAFG, from the coding sequence ATGTATGATTTGATTTTTACACAATTGAAGGAAGAATTCAAGTCAATGATTGAAAGGATCATGAAAGAGGAAAGAGACAGGTACTTAGAAGAGAACAAATCAACAAGGGCAAATGGATATTACACAAGGTCACCAAAAACAATATTAGGTCAGATGGAGCTTTCCATCCCCAGAACAAGGGACGGCAAGTTCAAAAGCGATGTATTGCCTGAGAGAAAGAGGGTGATGTTTCTCCTTGATGACATAATAAGGGCAATGTTCGTGTCTGGAGTCTCATCAAGGAAGGCAGGCAAGGTTTTAGAAAATCTCATTGGATGTTCCATATCATCCCAGTTTGCAAGCTATATTTCCGACATACCAAAAGAGGTCATAGAGGAGTTCAAAAACAGAAGGTTGGATGATGAGTATCCAGTCCTATACATAGATGCAACATACCTGCCTCTGAAGAGGGACAGTGTAGAAAAAGAGGCAGTTTATGCTGTTCTGGGATTGAGATACGACGGCAGAAGAAACATACTTGCATACTTCCTACCTGGAGGCAATGAGAATACACAGATGTGGAGAGAGATATTTGAGGACCTAAAATCAAGGGGACTAAAGAATGTCAGAATGATAATCAGCGATGATCTAAAAGGGCTCTCAAGATCAATAGAGGAGGCATTCCCCAAAGCAAAGCATCAGCTATGCTGGTTTCATCTGAAGAAGAACATAAAAAGCAAGGTGAGAAAGAGACACTGGGATGAGATGCTGAAAGAGCTAAACCAGATAATGGAGGCTAAGACCCAAGAGGAGGCAGAACTCTTGATGAATGAGTTCATCGACAAATGGAGTAGGCTCTATAAATCCCTAAACAGCCTAAAAAGTAAAGTCAAGAACTATACACACTTCTCAAACCTCAATGAAAAGATAAAGGTATACTTTTCAACAACAAACTGGATGGAGAGGTGTTTCAAGGAATTAAAGGATTCTTTAAGAATTAGGGGTTATCTCCATTCTGAGGACAGTGCTGAAAAGTTCCTTTACCTTTTCTTCAAAGATAAGGATGAGAAGTATTCATCAAGAAAGCTCAGATACTCTGAATACCTGATGGAGGCTTTTGGATAG
- the dnaN gene encoding DNA polymerase III subunit beta: MSVNIQTKALRDLIGELMLSTAKEKDSILSNILIEIDENGIKGTALNNITSIEKTIETKTDSSLSFTTDPQKLANILREIKEETIELDPEGKTITIKSSGFKTKIKVQDPQMFPKVKHPENTQKICTIKAEKLKKLIKETIYCPDKNDIAREYTGVFVEVEEQQTKATATDHYRLINIKTENQNQTQTSLIIENAGATLISRLSLEGDVELYRGENELLIKQDNLIIVSKLISGNFPDYNQILLDRETSNSIEIDKEKLKDGVKRSSILSENKDITVKIDINEKTMSLVGQNSEGETAEDVIEINPLEAQKDLIIKLNSKFILDFLNQIEADSVVLLYRSAEEPIMFESSEDQYSYKYIMTPIIE; this comes from the coding sequence ATGTCAGTAAACATCCAAACAAAAGCCCTAAGGGATCTAATAGGTGAGCTGATGCTATCAACAGCCAAAGAAAAAGACAGCATACTATCGAATATCCTGATAGAAATAGATGAAAACGGGATAAAAGGAACAGCTCTAAACAACATAACATCAATAGAGAAAACAATAGAAACAAAAACAGACAGCAGCCTAAGCTTCACAACAGACCCACAAAAGCTTGCCAATATCCTAAGGGAGATAAAGGAAGAAACAATTGAATTGGATCCTGAAGGAAAAACAATAACCATAAAATCATCGGGTTTCAAAACAAAGATAAAGGTTCAAGACCCCCAGATGTTTCCAAAGGTAAAACACCCAGAAAACACTCAAAAGATTTGCACAATCAAGGCAGAGAAACTAAAAAAACTCATAAAAGAAACAATATACTGCCCGGATAAAAACGATATAGCCAGGGAATACACAGGCGTATTCGTAGAAGTAGAAGAGCAACAGACAAAAGCAACAGCCACAGACCACTACAGACTCATAAACATAAAGACGGAGAACCAGAACCAGACACAGACAAGCCTTATAATAGAAAACGCCGGAGCAACACTTATAAGCAGATTATCCTTAGAAGGCGATGTTGAACTATACAGGGGCGAAAACGAGCTTCTAATAAAGCAGGACAACCTCATAATCGTATCAAAACTCATAAGCGGCAACTTCCCAGATTACAACCAGATACTGCTCGATAGAGAGACATCAAACTCCATAGAAATAGACAAAGAGAAACTGAAAGACGGCGTAAAGAGGAGCTCAATACTCTCAGAGAATAAGGACATAACGGTAAAGATAGACATAAACGAAAAAACCATGTCCTTAGTCGGGCAAAACTCAGAAGGTGAGACAGCTGAAGATGTTATAGAAATAAACCCGCTTGAGGCACAAAAGGATCTGATAATAAAACTAAACTCAAAATTCATACTGGATTTTCTAAATCAGATAGAGGCAGACAGTGTTGTATTGCTATACAGAAGCGCTGAAGAGCCCATCATGTTTGAAAGCAGTGAGGATCAATACAGCTATAAATACATAATGACGCCAATAATAGAGTAA